One stretch of Chitinophaga pendula DNA includes these proteins:
- a CDS encoding SDR family oxidoreductase produces MKVLITGSNGLLGQHLIPLFLQDERYQVIATGRGPNRLPLQQGYVYEAVNLRDAASVNHLLEKHQPAVVIHAAAMTQVDDCERNKDACWDTNVGATRFLIQASERQGAFFVFLSTDFVFDGLQGPYSEDDPVNPISYYGSSKVAGERMVANSKLAAWAIVRTILVYGVAADPKRSNIITWVKNNLEQGKKLKVVEDQWRTPTLVQDLAEGCKLIVDQQAKGIFHISGDELLTPYDMAVQTAQYFNLDTKLLEKVNASTFTQPAKRPARTGFVIDKAKELGFKPHSFAEGLEIVAKEIPV; encoded by the coding sequence ATGAAGGTATTAATAACAGGAAGTAACGGTTTATTAGGACAGCACCTGATACCACTGTTTTTACAGGATGAGCGATACCAGGTGATTGCGACGGGTCGTGGCCCTAACCGGCTGCCATTGCAGCAAGGATATGTATATGAGGCGGTGAACCTGCGGGATGCTGCCAGTGTGAATCATTTACTGGAGAAGCATCAGCCGGCGGTGGTCATACATGCAGCGGCGATGACGCAGGTGGATGATTGTGAGCGTAACAAGGATGCTTGTTGGGATACTAACGTGGGAGCTACACGTTTTTTGATACAGGCGTCGGAGCGGCAGGGTGCTTTTTTTGTTTTCCTTTCTACTGATTTTGTGTTTGACGGTTTGCAGGGCCCTTATTCGGAGGATGATCCGGTGAATCCGATCAGTTATTACGGTTCGAGTAAGGTGGCGGGTGAGCGTATGGTGGCGAACAGTAAGCTGGCGGCCTGGGCGATCGTGCGTACTATACTGGTGTATGGTGTGGCGGCAGACCCTAAGCGCAGCAATATTATTACGTGGGTAAAGAACAACCTGGAGCAGGGTAAGAAGCTGAAGGTGGTGGAGGATCAGTGGCGTACGCCGACGCTGGTACAGGATTTGGCGGAGGGTTGTAAGCTGATCGTAGATCAGCAGGCGAAGGGTATATTCCATATTTCCGGTGATGAGCTGTTGACGCCTTATGATATGGCGGTGCAGACGGCGCAGTATTTCAACCTGGATACGAAGTTATTGGAGAAGGTGAATGCCAGTACCTTTACGCAGCCGGCGAAGCGGCCGGCGCGTACGGGATTTGTGATCGATAAGGCGAAGGAGTTGGGCTTTAAGCCGCATAGTTTTGCGGAGGGGTTGGAGATTGTGGCGAAGGAGATCCCGGTGTGA
- a CDS encoding prolyl oligopeptidase family serine peptidase, protein MLKKVHGGVLVMTLLSGVAMAQEKIIYPDTKKVDSTDNYHGQQIADPYRWLEDDRSEATKAWVTAENQVTRSYLDAIPFRGAIRQRLEELWNYPKVTAPFRQGEYYYFFKNDGLQNQAVLYRQVGEKGAPEVFLDPNKLSASGTVALGTFRFSKDGRYFAYFLAKAGSDWQEAFVMDTKTKERLSDHVDWIKFSGIAWRGNGFYYSRYDAPDEQSKLSKKNEFHKVYYHEIGTTQDKDVLIYEDKGHPLRNAGAYVTEDERFLIVTLSEGTSGREIRYRDLQDAGQAGLQVLVEGFEYEPTVVDNIGNQLLLHTNHDAPNYKLVLVDPKHPEREHWKVLIPEQPEVLQSVGKAGGKLFANYLKDASTRVVQYDYKGHQEQVISLPGIGTASGFGGKREEKALFYSFASYVMPTTIYKYDIKTGKSTEYMKPAVKFNPADYETKQVFFTSKDGTKVPMFVSYKKGMQLNGNNPVLMYGYGGFNIPMTPGFSVSNFFFMEQGGIYVVVSLRGGSEYGEQWHKAGMLDRKQNVFDDFIGAAEHLVKERYTNPGKIAISGGSNGGLLIGACMTQRPDLFKVALPSVGVLDMLRYQKFTIGWAWAVEYGSSDHADQFKYLIRYSPLHNLKAGTQYPATMITTADHDDRVVPAHSFKFAAALQAIQTGPNPALIRIGTQAGHGAGKPTAKLIDEATDMWAFVMYNLGVSMK, encoded by the coding sequence ATGTTAAAAAAGGTCCATGGAGGGGTACTTGTAATGACATTATTGAGTGGAGTGGCGATGGCGCAGGAAAAGATTATTTATCCCGATACCAAAAAAGTTGATTCGACGGACAATTACCATGGTCAGCAGATTGCTGATCCCTACCGTTGGTTGGAAGATGATCGTAGTGAAGCGACAAAGGCCTGGGTAACAGCGGAGAACCAGGTGACGAGGAGCTACCTGGATGCGATCCCATTCAGGGGGGCTATCCGCCAGCGTTTGGAGGAGTTGTGGAACTATCCGAAGGTGACGGCGCCGTTTCGTCAGGGGGAGTATTATTATTTCTTTAAGAATGACGGTTTGCAGAACCAGGCGGTATTATATCGTCAGGTAGGGGAGAAGGGGGCGCCGGAGGTGTTCCTGGATCCTAATAAATTATCGGCCAGTGGTACGGTAGCGTTGGGTACTTTCCGGTTTTCCAAGGACGGGCGGTATTTTGCCTATTTCCTGGCGAAGGCGGGATCTGACTGGCAGGAGGCCTTTGTAATGGATACGAAGACCAAGGAGCGGTTGTCGGATCATGTGGATTGGATTAAGTTCAGCGGTATTGCGTGGAGGGGGAATGGGTTTTATTACAGCCGTTACGACGCCCCTGATGAGCAAAGTAAGTTGTCGAAGAAGAATGAATTCCACAAGGTGTACTATCATGAGATCGGTACAACGCAGGACAAGGATGTGCTGATCTACGAGGACAAGGGGCATCCGTTGCGTAATGCCGGCGCGTATGTGACGGAGGACGAGCGTTTTCTGATTGTGACTTTGAGTGAGGGTACCAGTGGTCGGGAGATACGTTACCGGGATCTGCAGGATGCTGGTCAGGCCGGTTTGCAGGTGTTGGTAGAGGGATTTGAGTATGAGCCTACTGTGGTGGATAATATTGGTAACCAGCTGTTGTTGCATACCAACCATGATGCGCCTAATTATAAATTGGTGCTGGTAGATCCGAAACATCCGGAGCGGGAGCACTGGAAGGTGCTGATACCTGAGCAGCCTGAAGTGTTGCAGAGTGTAGGTAAGGCAGGTGGTAAATTGTTTGCCAACTACCTGAAGGATGCATCTACCCGGGTGGTTCAATATGATTACAAGGGGCATCAGGAGCAGGTGATATCCTTGCCCGGTATTGGTACGGCCAGTGGATTTGGCGGTAAGCGGGAGGAAAAGGCGTTGTTTTACAGTTTTGCTTCCTATGTGATGCCGACCACTATTTATAAATATGATATTAAGACCGGGAAGTCTACGGAGTATATGAAGCCGGCGGTTAAGTTTAATCCTGCCGATTATGAGACCAAACAGGTATTTTTTACCAGCAAGGACGGTACGAAGGTGCCTATGTTTGTGTCTTACAAAAAAGGGATGCAGCTGAATGGGAATAATCCGGTATTGATGTATGGTTATGGTGGTTTCAATATACCGATGACACCGGGATTCAGTGTATCTAACTTTTTCTTTATGGAGCAGGGCGGTATCTATGTGGTGGTGAGCCTGCGGGGAGGAAGTGAATATGGTGAGCAATGGCATAAAGCTGGTATGCTGGACAGGAAGCAGAATGTGTTTGATGATTTCATTGGTGCTGCGGAGCACCTGGTGAAGGAGCGATATACTAATCCTGGTAAGATCGCTATCAGTGGCGGATCGAATGGAGGGTTGCTGATAGGTGCGTGTATGACCCAGCGTCCGGACCTGTTCAAGGTGGCATTGCCATCGGTGGGTGTGTTGGATATGCTGCGTTACCAGAAGTTTACGATAGGCTGGGCCTGGGCGGTAGAATATGGCAGCAGTGATCATGCGGACCAGTTTAAGTACCTGATCAGGTATTCTCCTTTGCATAATCTGAAGGCGGGGACGCAGTATCCGGCTACGATGATCACTACGGCGGATCATGATGACCGGGTGGTGCCGGCGCATTCCTTTAAGTTTGCTGCGGCGTTGCAGGCGATCCAAACGGGGCCTAACCCGGCTTTGATACGTATTGGTACGCAGGCGGGTCATGGTGCAGGTAAGCCGACCGCCAAGCTGATCGATGAGGCGACGGATATGTGGGCATTTGTGATGTATAACCTTGGGGTATCTATGAAGTAG
- the pfkA gene encoding 6-phosphofructokinase has translation MKKLNNIAVLTSGGDAPGMNAAVRAVVRTGIYHQLNVYGIMYGYRGMLKNEIFPMESKSVANIIQRGGTILKTARCKEFFEYEGRQKAYENLRKHNIDGLVVIGGDGSFNGAQKFSQEFDIPCIGLPGTIDKDIAGTDFTIGFDTAVNTAIEAIDKIRDTADAHDRLFVIEVMGRDAGYIALHSGLATGAEHIMLPENKIHVDDIIEDLQANERRRKLVNLIVVAEGHDTGGANEVARMVKEKCPQLDTRVCILGHIQRGGSPSCQDRILASRLGYAAVDALLQGIHNVMIGVVNDKIEYTPLDKAVKAKQQIDPEWFKIVKILAS, from the coding sequence ATGAAAAAATTGAACAACATAGCGGTTCTTACCTCCGGGGGCGACGCCCCTGGCATGAACGCAGCCGTTCGTGCGGTTGTAAGGACAGGAATATACCACCAGCTCAATGTTTATGGTATAATGTACGGTTACAGGGGAATGCTCAAGAATGAAATATTCCCGATGGAGTCAAAATCCGTTGCTAACATCATCCAACGGGGTGGAACAATTCTGAAAACCGCCAGGTGTAAAGAATTCTTCGAATACGAAGGACGACAGAAAGCTTACGAGAACCTGAGAAAACACAATATCGACGGCCTCGTCGTGATCGGTGGCGATGGCTCCTTCAATGGCGCCCAGAAATTCAGCCAGGAATTCGATATCCCTTGTATCGGACTCCCCGGTACCATCGATAAAGATATCGCAGGCACCGACTTCACCATCGGATTCGATACCGCCGTTAACACTGCCATCGAAGCAATCGATAAGATCCGCGACACCGCCGATGCACATGACCGCCTCTTCGTAATTGAAGTAATGGGACGCGACGCAGGATATATCGCCCTGCACAGCGGCCTCGCTACCGGCGCCGAACACATCATGCTGCCCGAAAACAAGATCCATGTCGACGATATCATAGAAGACCTCCAAGCCAACGAACGCCGCCGTAAACTGGTGAACCTTATCGTTGTCGCCGAAGGGCACGATACCGGCGGTGCCAACGAAGTAGCCCGCATGGTCAAAGAAAAATGTCCCCAACTCGATACCAGGGTCTGTATACTCGGCCACATCCAAAGGGGTGGTTCCCCCTCCTGCCAGGATAGAATCCTCGCCAGCAGATTAGGATACGCCGCCGTAGATGCACTCCTTCAAGGTATACATAATGTAATGATCGGTGTGGTCAACGATAAAATAGAATATACTCCGCTGGACAAAGCGGTAAAAGCTAAACAACAGATCGATCCCGAATGGTTTAAGATTGTAAAAATTCTTGCGAGTTAA
- the pyk gene encoding pyruvate kinase, with protein sequence MSTKDLSKYYHKQMDHEAGRAHSAHKTKIVATVGPACDTYEQLLALVQAGVNVFRLNFSHGSHEDKLRIIEYIRQINKTEPYNVAILADLQGPKLRVGEIENNALPLVAGEILTFVNEKVVGNRERIYVSYNNLHRDVKPGQKILLDDGKIETVVKEITPQGEIKAEVTLPGVLSSKKGFNLPDTKVSLPALTEKDIIDLDFIIDHQCDWVALSFVRNVKDLIDLRKRLKDRNSMIKIISKIEKPEAIQNLKEIIWESDGVMIARGDLGVELPVEQIPMIQKDIIRKCIHRAKPVIVATQMMESMMDRTRPNRSEITDVANAVLEGADAVMLSGETATGQFPLLVIQTMKKIIEEVEKEDIVYNRNLIPHRHSPTFLSDALCYNACKIAEDLDADALIGMTQSGYTGFMMSSYRPRSPLYVFTKERTLVNQLSLSWGVRAFYYAEEESLDDIILDQINILKERGFIKESDVVVNTGSTPVKEHLPTNIIKITKVTE encoded by the coding sequence ATGAGTACAAAAGATTTGTCCAAGTATTATCACAAACAAATGGACCACGAAGCGGGTCGCGCACACTCTGCCCACAAAACAAAAATTGTGGCCACCGTCGGCCCAGCCTGCGATACCTATGAGCAGCTACTGGCCCTCGTACAAGCAGGTGTAAACGTGTTCCGCCTTAACTTTTCGCATGGCTCTCACGAGGATAAGCTGCGCATCATCGAATACATCCGCCAGATCAACAAAACAGAACCCTACAACGTCGCCATCCTCGCCGACCTACAGGGCCCTAAACTGCGCGTAGGTGAGATCGAAAATAACGCACTCCCCCTCGTAGCCGGTGAAATCCTCACTTTCGTTAACGAAAAAGTAGTAGGCAACCGCGAACGCATATATGTATCTTATAACAACCTCCACAGAGATGTAAAACCCGGCCAGAAAATACTCCTGGACGATGGTAAGATAGAAACCGTCGTAAAAGAAATCACCCCACAAGGTGAAATCAAAGCCGAAGTAACACTCCCCGGAGTACTGTCCTCTAAAAAAGGATTCAACCTCCCAGATACCAAAGTATCCCTCCCCGCACTAACCGAAAAAGATATCATCGACCTCGATTTTATCATCGATCACCAATGCGACTGGGTAGCCCTTTCATTCGTGCGTAACGTAAAAGACCTGATCGATCTCCGCAAAAGATTGAAAGATCGCAATTCCATGATCAAAATCATCTCTAAAATAGAGAAACCCGAGGCCATCCAAAACCTCAAAGAGATCATCTGGGAAAGCGATGGCGTAATGATCGCCCGCGGTGACCTCGGCGTGGAACTGCCCGTAGAACAGATCCCCATGATCCAGAAAGATATCATCCGCAAATGTATCCACCGCGCTAAACCCGTAATCGTGGCCACTCAGATGATGGAAAGCATGATGGATCGTACCCGCCCAAACCGTAGCGAAATCACCGACGTCGCCAACGCCGTACTCGAAGGCGCCGACGCCGTAATGCTCAGCGGCGAAACAGCCACCGGCCAATTCCCCCTCCTCGTGATCCAAACCATGAAAAAGATCATCGAAGAAGTGGAAAAAGAAGATATCGTATACAACCGTAACCTCATCCCACACCGCCACTCCCCTACCTTCCTGAGCGATGCCCTCTGCTACAACGCTTGTAAAATAGCAGAAGACCTCGACGCAGATGCCCTCATAGGTATGACACAAAGCGGATACACCGGCTTCATGATGAGTAGCTACCGCCCACGCTCTCCCCTCTATGTATTCACCAAAGAAAGAACATTGGTGAACCAACTGAGCCTCAGCTGGGGAGTACGCGCCTTCTATTACGCCGAAGAAGAAAGCCTCGATGATATCATCCTCGATCAGATCAATATCCTCAAAGAAAGAGGTTTCATCAAAGAAAGTGATGTCGTAGTAAACACAGGTAGCACCCCTGTAAAAGAACACCTCCCTACCAACATCATCAAAATCACCAAAGTAACAGAATAA
- a CDS encoding MFS transporter: MALSKWNIFIMALCTGLIVANIYYSQPLLILISEEFGVSESNAGQVTFFTQIGYALGLFFCVPLGDKLERKGQIIGMTAFASLALIASGFSKSILMLKATGLLIGFTSVVPQLILPMAAHLSDPARRGKIIGNIMSGLLVGILLSRTLSGVVGAHLGWRAMFWIAGGISLLLVVIMAVSFPQSRPTFSGSYGQLMASLFTLVKEQPVLREASVINACSFAMFGLFWTTVVFLLSGSPFHYHSDVIGLMGLAAAAGALGAPLIGQIADKQNPRIAVGYGIIFLFAGFVLFYFSRANIIGIIAGIVAIDLGLQGIHVSNQTRIYALLPEARNRLNTVFMTVSFIGTSLGSGIGLWVWSVGKWPAVCVAGVSLITIALLVYLLTYKKASPVKGVVQEG, encoded by the coding sequence ATGGCGTTAAGTAAGTGGAATATCTTTATTATGGCCCTTTGCACGGGTTTGATCGTAGCAAACATCTATTATAGTCAGCCATTATTGATCCTTATCAGCGAGGAGTTTGGGGTATCGGAGAGTAATGCGGGGCAAGTGACGTTTTTTACACAGATCGGGTATGCACTTGGTTTGTTTTTTTGTGTGCCGTTGGGGGATAAGCTGGAGCGTAAGGGTCAGATTATCGGGATGACGGCTTTTGCATCGCTGGCGTTGATTGCTTCGGGATTTTCGAAGAGTATTTTGATGTTGAAGGCGACGGGGTTACTGATTGGGTTTACTTCTGTTGTACCGCAGTTGATATTGCCGATGGCGGCGCATTTATCTGATCCTGCGCGGCGGGGTAAGATCATTGGTAATATCATGAGTGGGTTGCTGGTGGGTATATTGTTATCGCGTACGCTGAGTGGTGTGGTGGGAGCTCATTTGGGTTGGCGGGCGATGTTCTGGATTGCGGGTGGTATCAGCTTGTTGCTGGTGGTGATTATGGCTGTTTCGTTTCCGCAGAGCCGTCCTACCTTCAGTGGTAGTTACGGGCAGTTGATGGCGTCTTTATTTACGTTGGTGAAGGAGCAGCCGGTGTTGCGGGAGGCGTCGGTGATCAATGCCTGTAGTTTTGCTATGTTTGGTTTGTTTTGGACGACGGTGGTGTTTTTACTATCCGGGTCGCCTTTTCATTATCATAGTGATGTAATTGGTTTGATGGGGCTGGCTGCTGCTGCCGGTGCATTGGGGGCGCCGTTGATCGGTCAGATTGCTGACAAGCAGAATCCGCGGATAGCGGTGGGGTATGGTATAATATTCCTGTTTGCCGGGTTTGTGTTGTTTTATTTCAGCCGGGCGAACATCATTGGTATTATTGCTGGTATTGTGGCGATAGACCTAGGGTTGCAAGGGATACATGTATCGAACCAGACGAGGATATATGCGTTGTTGCCGGAGGCACGTAACCGGTTGAACACGGTGTTTATGACGGTAAGTTTTATCGGTACGTCGCTGGGATCGGGTATTGGTTTGTGGGTATGGTCTGTGGGGAAGTGGCCGGCGGTTTGTGTGGCGGGGGTGTCTTTGATCACGATAGCGTTGCTGGTATATCTGCTGACCTATAAGAAGGCCTCTCCGGTGAAGGGGGTGGTGCAGGAGGGGTAG
- a CDS encoding NAD-dependent succinate-semialdehyde dehydrogenase: protein MSFQSIYPYTQETIATYDADTRATIESKLSAGHRNFIRQSQIPLQQRCDWMLKLAALLKQNVTAHASIISREMGKTIKEAAAEVLKCATSAEYYVSEIDNMLRPKPISSDASNSYVRYDPKGIILAIMPWNFPYWQVFRFAIPNILAGNTGVLKHASNVSGCALAIEKLFLEAGFPEGTFQALLVSSKDIEPIIADRRIQGVTLTGSTPAGMSVAALAGKYIKKTVLELGGSDPFIVLKDADLDQAATTAVKARMQNAGQSCIAAKRWIVEQDILPAFTEKVSSLIKALQQGDPFDPNTHVGPMARPDLAQELQQQLEKTIAQGATKVLGGNLEGCNFAPALLTGVHCHMTAFAEETFGPLAVIIAAANEQEAIRLANETPFGLGAALWTTDLDKAAKLAAQIDSGNVFVNTMVRSDARLPFGGVKQSGYGRELAPEGTHEFLNIKTVYIQ from the coding sequence ATGAGCTTTCAGAGTATATATCCGTACACCCAGGAGACCATAGCGACCTACGACGCCGATACCAGGGCTACCATCGAAAGTAAACTGTCCGCCGGACATCGTAACTTCATACGCCAGTCACAGATCCCACTACAACAGCGCTGCGACTGGATGCTGAAGCTGGCAGCCCTCCTCAAACAAAACGTAACCGCACACGCCTCCATCATCTCCCGCGAGATGGGCAAAACCATAAAAGAAGCAGCGGCAGAAGTACTGAAATGCGCCACATCCGCCGAATACTACGTCAGCGAGATCGACAACATGCTGCGCCCTAAACCCATCTCCTCCGACGCTTCCAACAGCTACGTACGATACGATCCAAAAGGAATCATCCTGGCGATCATGCCCTGGAACTTCCCTTACTGGCAAGTGTTCCGCTTCGCCATCCCCAACATATTAGCAGGCAACACCGGCGTACTCAAACACGCCAGCAACGTCAGCGGATGCGCCTTAGCTATCGAAAAACTATTCCTCGAAGCAGGCTTCCCGGAAGGTACCTTCCAGGCCCTCCTCGTATCTTCTAAAGACATAGAACCCATCATCGCCGACCGTCGCATCCAGGGCGTCACCCTCACCGGCAGCACACCCGCCGGCATGAGCGTCGCCGCATTAGCAGGAAAATATATCAAAAAGACCGTCCTCGAACTGGGCGGCAGCGATCCCTTCATCGTACTCAAAGATGCCGACCTAGACCAGGCCGCCACCACCGCCGTAAAAGCCCGCATGCAAAATGCCGGACAATCCTGCATCGCCGCCAAACGCTGGATCGTCGAACAAGACATCCTCCCCGCCTTCACAGAAAAAGTATCCTCCCTCATCAAAGCCCTCCAACAGGGTGATCCCTTCGACCCCAATACCCACGTAGGACCCATGGCCCGACCCGATCTTGCACAGGAACTGCAGCAACAACTGGAAAAAACTATCGCCCAAGGCGCTACCAAAGTATTGGGAGGTAACCTCGAGGGCTGTAACTTTGCCCCCGCCCTGCTCACTGGCGTACACTGCCATATGACTGCCTTCGCCGAAGAAACATTCGGCCCGCTGGCCGTCATCATCGCTGCCGCCAACGAACAGGAAGCCATCCGCCTCGCCAACGAAACACCGTTCGGCCTGGGCGCAGCACTCTGGACCACCGACCTCGATAAAGCAGCCAAACTGGCCGCCCAGATAGATAGCGGTAACGTATTCGTCAACACAATGGTCCGCTCCGATGCCCGGCTTCCATTCGGCGGCGTAAAACAATCCGGCTACGGCCGCGAACTGGCGCCGGAAGGCACCCACGAATTCTTAAATATCAAAACAGTATACATCCAATAG
- the coaA gene encoding type I pantothenate kinase, producing MKQEIYSPYITIQREEWAKRREDAMLHLVKDMHSLQALNEPLTQEEITQVYIPMSRLLNLYVTAAQQLHASTNAFLGTTNHKVPYIIGIAGSVAVGKSTTARVLQRLLSAWPNHTKVDLVTTDGFLYPNRILEQRKIMNRKGFPESYDIKRLIQFLADLKSGKEKVSAPMYSHLEYDVIPNQLQWIESPDIVIVEGINVLQVRPRTQHKDPAVFVSDFFDFSIYVHATEKNIQNWYISRFESLRRTAFQDQHSYFHRYASLSDQETLNMAANIWNEINKPNLEQNIEPTRYRADLILEKDNTHAVQSVKLRRT from the coding sequence TTGAAACAAGAAATCTATTCACCGTACATCACCATCCAACGGGAAGAGTGGGCCAAAAGAAGGGAGGATGCCATGCTGCATCTCGTAAAAGATATGCACTCACTCCAGGCACTTAATGAACCACTCACACAAGAAGAGATCACACAGGTGTACATCCCTATGTCACGATTGCTGAACCTGTATGTCACCGCAGCACAACAACTACACGCCAGCACCAACGCCTTCCTGGGTACCACCAATCATAAAGTACCCTACATCATAGGCATCGCCGGCAGCGTAGCCGTAGGCAAAAGCACCACCGCCCGCGTATTGCAACGATTGCTCTCCGCATGGCCCAATCACACCAAAGTAGATCTCGTCACCACAGATGGCTTTCTCTATCCCAATCGCATACTGGAACAACGAAAGATCATGAACCGCAAAGGCTTCCCCGAAAGCTACGACATCAAACGGCTCATACAATTCCTCGCTGACCTGAAATCAGGAAAAGAAAAAGTCTCCGCCCCCATGTACTCCCATCTCGAATACGATGTCATCCCTAACCAGCTCCAATGGATAGAATCCCCTGACATCGTCATCGTAGAAGGTATCAACGTACTGCAAGTACGGCCACGTACACAACATAAAGACCCGGCTGTATTCGTATCCGACTTCTTCGACTTCTCCATATACGTACATGCCACCGAAAAAAATATTCAAAACTGGTACATCTCCCGGTTCGAATCACTGAGACGTACCGCCTTCCAGGACCAACACTCCTACTTCCACCGCTATGCATCCCTCTCCGACCAGGAAACACTTAACATGGCAGCCAACATATGGAACGAGATCAATAAACCCAACCTGGAACAAAATATCGAACCCACCCGCTACCGCGCAGACCTTATCCTCGAAAAGGATAACACCCACGCCGTACAATCCGTCAAACTGAGAAGAACTTAA
- a CDS encoding sensor histidine kinase — protein sequence MSDEQLNRDIEYIQQIPMVSTMLEVVCRVTGMGFAAIARVTDDRWIACSVRDEIAFGLEAGGELTLETTICNEIRVHQQPVVIDHVEMDPRYNMHHTPLMYGFQSYISVPIVLKNGTFFGTLCAIDPKPAMLQNAKVLGLFHLFTELLAFHLQSLELMDISRDALQTVHQQLAETMDENRQYRHISSHNLQEPLRKIRFFSNLLVNTVEDGDVEKVKLLASKVNAGAQRVSMMIKDISAFSALNDPYMLFEEVSLQRVVADVCAQLAPQLSIVKAHMEVGDLPVIQAIPAHMEQLFYHLIRNALKFARKDIPAEIRISAVAVGQELLPVQGRSAVMAYQEIRLEDNGIGIEGSQLENIFDIFSKLDSDQLLEAGSGIGLAYCRKIVRHHGGTIRAVSTPGEGTIFSIVLPVRRVPVSAVAASF from the coding sequence TTGAGTGATGAGCAGTTGAACAGAGATATTGAGTACATACAGCAGATCCCTATGGTATCGACGATGTTGGAGGTGGTATGCCGGGTAACCGGGATGGGATTTGCGGCTATAGCGCGGGTGACGGATGATCGATGGATTGCGTGTAGTGTGCGTGATGAAATAGCATTTGGTCTGGAAGCTGGCGGAGAGCTTACCCTGGAGACAACCATCTGTAATGAGATACGTGTGCATCAGCAGCCGGTAGTGATTGATCATGTGGAGATGGACCCTCGTTATAACATGCATCATACGCCGTTGATGTATGGATTTCAGAGTTATATTTCTGTGCCTATTGTATTAAAAAACGGTACTTTCTTTGGTACCTTATGTGCTATTGACCCCAAGCCTGCTATGTTGCAAAATGCTAAGGTGCTGGGTTTGTTTCATTTGTTCACCGAATTGCTTGCTTTTCATTTACAAAGTCTGGAGTTGATGGATATAAGCCGGGATGCTTTGCAGACGGTGCATCAGCAGCTGGCGGAGACGATGGATGAGAATCGTCAGTACCGGCATATTTCGAGTCATAATTTGCAGGAGCCGTTGCGGAAGATACGGTTTTTCAGTAATCTGCTGGTCAATACGGTGGAGGATGGTGATGTGGAGAAGGTTAAATTGCTGGCTTCGAAGGTGAATGCGGGGGCGCAACGTGTGTCCATGATGATAAAGGATATTTCGGCGTTTTCGGCGTTGAATGATCCTTATATGCTTTTTGAGGAGGTTTCTCTGCAGCGGGTGGTGGCGGATGTTTGTGCGCAGCTGGCGCCGCAGTTGTCTATAGTGAAGGCACATATGGAGGTGGGGGATTTACCTGTTATTCAGGCTATTCCGGCGCATATGGAGCAGTTGTTCTATCACCTGATCCGTAATGCGCTCAAATTTGCCCGGAAGGATATACCGGCAGAGATCCGTATTTCGGCGGTGGCTGTCGGGCAGGAGTTATTGCCAGTGCAAGGTAGGAGTGCTGTTATGGCTTATCAGGAAATACGGCTGGAGGATAATGGGATTGGTATTGAGGGGTCGCAGCTGGAAAACATATTTGATATATTTTCTAAACTGGACAGTGACCAGTTATTGGAGGCGGGATCTGGTATCGGGTTGGCTTATTGCCGTAAGATCGTTCGTCATCATGGTGGGACGATCCGGGCTGTTTCCACTCCCGGGGAGGGCACGATATTTTCTATTGTGCTTCCTGTGCGGCGAGTGCCTGTATCGGCAGTGGCGGCTTCTTTCTAG
- a CDS encoding 2Fe-2S iron-sulfur cluster-binding protein — protein sequence MEEMISITIEDRNGTRQVIEVPDGISLSLMEVLKASEYNILATCGGMALCATCHVQVLEGLDGLPPATDAELDMLDTLPDADNDSRLACQLKIHTDMQHAVFRIRGAEE from the coding sequence ATGGAGGAGATGATCAGTATAACTATAGAGGACCGCAATGGAACGCGGCAAGTGATAGAGGTACCGGACGGTATTTCGCTGAGCCTGATGGAAGTGTTAAAAGCCTCAGAGTATAATATCCTGGCGACCTGTGGGGGAATGGCGTTGTGTGCTACCTGTCATGTACAGGTGCTGGAGGGATTGGATGGGTTGCCGCCGGCTACGGATGCGGAGCTGGATATGCTGGATACGTTGCCGGATGCGGACAATGACAGCAGGCTGGCGTGTCAGCTTAAGATCCATACGGATATGCAGCATGCTGTATTCCGGATCAGGGGAGCAGAAGAATAA